Within Cricetulus griseus strain 17A/GY unplaced genomic scaffold, alternate assembly CriGri-PICRH-1.0 unplaced_scaffold_156, whole genome shotgun sequence, the genomic segment CACACGGCCAGGagtcttttcttctttgctgatTCTTTTCAATCTGTACTGTCGGATCTCTCTCACCAATGTATAAAAAGCATCCTCCACTCTCTGTCTTGTCTTTGCTGAGGTTTCAATAAATGGAATCCCATAACTGCCTGCTAAGTCCTGAGCCTGACTTGTGTCTACTGTTCTAGAAGGCAAATCACATTTATTCCCTACTAGGACCATAGGCACATCTTCAGAGTCTTTTACTCTTTTAATTTGTTCTCTATAATGGTGAATATCTTCAAATGATTTAGTATTATTCATGGcaaatacacaaagaaagcccTCCCCAGTCCTCATGTACTGGTCCCTCATTGCACTGTACTCCTCTTGACCTGCTGTGTCGAGAATGTCCAAGAGACAGGTTTCTCCATCAATTACTACTTGTTTCCTGTAGGAATCCTCTATTGTAGGATCATATACATCCACAAAGTGATTCTGAAGTAGCTGTATCGTCAAGGCACTCTTGCCTACGCCATCAGCTCCCACTACCACAATTTTATACTGAGTCATTTTCAGCAGGTCTCTACCTGCTGTGGGCCACGCCTCAGGCTCCCACAGCTGCTTTCAAGCCCACACTTACTCACTTGCTTGCTCGCTCCAGGTCCGAAATGGCTTGGGAGCTGGACTCTGGCCCAGccactgccttcctcctccccctccaccgCCGCCTCAGCTGCTGCCTGCAGAATCGCcacagtagtaatttttaaacgAGGTCTGATCTAATTGATACCACCCAGAAACCTCTGAAAACCATTTAAAGTTTGAAGGGTGTCCAGCCGAAGACTAATCTTTAGAGGGTGCACCCCATTTGCCACAACCAAGCATGTCTTAGGTttggctccctcactgaccttcttatttccctgcatagcagaagcaataacttgtccCATAAAGTGGTGtctatctatatctctacaaatgcAAATGTAATCATTGAGGCTTTTGGCCTTGTGAGGTGGTAAAACCTCTTTACAATActtgttggcattttttaaagctaGTTTTCTCACTATAGACATGATATTATTGGTATCCCCAAATATACGCCCTGAAAGCAGCTGCtgagatctgtgcatatacagctggATTTTAAAGAATTTGCTGACCTAGGTCTGCATAGGCTCCCGTACCAGTAAgcatttctgagttctttttAGGGAAACCGGCAGCCATGTTGCGCTCTACCATTTGGTTACATAGCTCTTGGAATTCAcctctccaaatcaaataatctcccctgGACAGCACAGCTGGACATAATTGTTGCCAATCACTGGGCATGCAATTCAAggccacaaagaattaaaaaatggtcaGAGTAATAAAAGGTACATGAGGCCTGTAAGCCATAACTGCCTCTTTCAGGTGTTTAATATCCTTATAATTAAGAGGGGAATGCTCTCACAGATTCTGGCCTTGGGGAACAACTATCTCTATGATTGAGAACATCACTGGGCCACTCTGCTTTTCAGGAAAGCCCAAAGGGAAACAGAGAGCACTAGAATTATGAGCAGGAGGATGAGActcaagggaacatttttttaGCTTATGTTATAATTTAACATACCTTTCCAGTTCTTCCCTTTCCTTAGTCTAATCCCCTGAATATGAGGGTGAGGGCCCAAAGGAAGTGTTATTAGAAGCTTGAAGTGACCTAACagactcttggttctgagcctctgtgaaaggcagccttggcttccttAACCTGCTTTTTCAATTCCACAGTATTACTAAGAGgtgcttctttgacaagagggcacagagaaaaagtaacagttggtatggcattcggcccatctctgtgtaatgccctttgcaggtctatcctcacctgctccccatcacCAATACTaaagattaaaaaccaagggctgaactcatgtacagtttttaaaaagtctgttgcTGTCTTGTACTTAATACTGGTGCCCTGCTTATTGGACAGTTGGACCAATTGGTTccccataagagagtaagaactagctgcacccatcttcaatacacctgttccttaccttaatgctggcAAGTCTTCCCGGTTGATCCTTCAgtgtctccccttctttcccaAATCTTGGTGAGAACTCTAATTGTCGTAATAGGCAGCTCTACCACCTTGTCATGGATTCGGGCAAGGGAATCTGACGATTACATAAAGACAACCTAGACAGTCACTCTTGCAAAGAGAAGGctttttatttcaaaggggagtaGGCTTATATACAAATAGCAGCCCCActgtaaatttactcagatcaaggtccaTGCCACCAATCGCCCCCTCAATGGgcagataatttgcattcttgcataaaGGCCTATGCAGAAGCAGGGAATTAGAAAGTAAACACCTAGTCACAAGATAGACAGTGGACCCTGAGGGCACTGTGGGTCACTCTTAGTTACAAGAAGAACAGTAGACCCTAAAGAGGTccccaacaggatttctctgtgtagccctagctgtcctggatataactctgtagaccaggctagactcaaattcaaggagttctgcctgcctctgcttcccaagtgctgggtttaaaggcatgtgccaccaccgctctaTTAAAATGTTATGTACTTTTTATTTCGTgagctttggtgttttgcctgaatttatgtttgtgtgagggtgctgggtcccttggagctggagttgcagatggttgtccATAGTTATTCCATGTaaaaggactggagaaatggctcagaggttaagagaactggctgttctttagacgtcctgagttcaattcccagcaaccacatggtggctcacaaccatctgtaatgtgttccagtgccctctcctagtATGCAGGGCAGGCACATATGCAGGGAGAATGCTAtacacagaagaaataaatacttttaaaaaacatccCATCTACCTGGTGCCTCTGggttttttacctttctctattctctatctctttctttccttcttactcttttgatggctgtgtggctgtcccCTGGcgttctctctcccccttttctcttctttcccttttcctttccctcttcttctaattattctctctgcccaccagccctgtctatccctctctcctgcctagctattgacagttcagtcctttattagaccagtcaggcaTGCTGGGCCGGAAAAGAAACACAGCTTAACAgggttaaataaatgcaacataaaagaatgtaagaaatcttcaactaatatcccataacagctgtgagctgccatgtgagtattgggaattgaacctgggtcctctgcaagaggtgcCCGTGTTCTtaatagctgaaccatctctccaacccaataaaataataattttaaaaattagaaaaaagaggccagttgttgttggtgcacgcctgtagtcccagcactcgggaggcagaggctggctgatctctgcgagttcgagcccagcctggtctacacaaagagagagagggagagagagagagagagagagagagagagagagagagagacagagacagagacagagacagagatttgaTAGCAGGGGTCCAAAATGTGGCAGCACAGCAGATAAAGGCATTGGCTATCAAGGCTGGTGACAAAGTTCAACCCCCTGAGGTAGTTTAACCATTCATTATTCAGGAAGGAAAAGCATGATCTCCACATATATAATCATTAGTTCTAGGACCAAAGGCTTGAGACATatgccagtcttgtttgttttagccaaTAAAAAGTCTTACTCGAAAGTACCTCTAGGGTCTGGTGAGATGGTTCCTCTGGTAAAGgtactgacaacctgagtttattGCCTGTCTCCCAcactgtgaaaggagagactctTGCAAGCTGTCGTGGAACAATGCCCATAAGGGCTCctgcattaattagaaaagacccacaggggctggagggatgactctgtgctgaggagcacttgctgctgtgcatgtgcacaggtatAGACCAcgaaatatttttgagacagcgtccCATTGTATATCTCTGACtaacctggaatttgatatgtagaccaggctgacctccaactcacagaaatctgcctgcatctgcctcctcagtgttagaatcaaaggtgtgagccaccatgcccaactcacacaaaataatttttaaatgcaatttgAAAATCCTGAATATATTTATGTAACCAAATACTTGTAACATCATATTGGCACCTTGGacaggtatttttgtttgttcatttgtttactttttagatagggtttctctgtgtagccctggatattctggaattcactctgtatcaCAGGATGGCCTTGTATGCACAGAGATCTctgtcttgtctctgtctcctggatgctgggatcaaaggtgtgctccaccatctCCAGGCATTGAACAGCTTGTTGCTTGCTTTCTTTCGGGGGATgggagggtgctgggaataaaacccaggaccttgcacacaaTAGGCAAGAGCCctccaactgagctacagctaGAGCCCCTGTCTTGTTGAGCCAGAGCCTCACTATACACCCAGGCAAGTCTAATGGAACATCCTGGtgcctctgtctaccatgtgCTGGTGGGCGTCACAGGTGTGTTCCACACAGCATCCTGAGAACACTGAACTCTGGAGACAGGGGCAGAGGATAGATTCTGTGTCCCCAGGAAATCCCCCAATCATGCTTACCAGCTGGCTTTTACACAGGCTGAAAATCTGCCACCTCAGCTAGGCTGCCTGTGAAGATctggcctccagcctcagcctggaCCAGACCCTGACTGAGCTGGAACTGGGCCTAAACAACCTTGGTGATCCCAGGGTGATTCTGCTGTGTGAGGGCCTCAGGCACCCACACTGCAAACTGCAGACCCCCTGGTGACTTCAGTTCCTGATTCAGCAGGCTTGCCCTGTCTTCTCTGTCCATGGAGGCTGTGGGCCCACCCATTAACTCACCAGCCCTAGCTACAGAAATTTGATGTCAACTTTTCCTGCCACGGGGTCTTTACACACACATCACTGACACCACTGAAACGGCTCTTCTGTTCTGCTGTACATTTAGTTTCCAGGggaggtactggagagatggctcagttgttgagagcactagctgcttttccagagatcctgagttcaattcccagcgaccacatgatggctcacaacattttctaatgagatcttgtgccctctgctggcctgcaggcatacatgccagcagaacactgtatacatacatatatacacatatacatacatacatacatacatacatacatacatacacacacacacacacacacacacacacacatatatatatatatatatatatatatacatatatatatatatatatatatatatatatatatattaatttctgGCGGGAGAGATTTGTTAAActttcaggtctcagaacaaaCACTGACCAAAGTGTACCCTCTGTTTtacttggctttctgttactgtgataaacaacatgaccaaaggtGACTTCAGGAATCAAGAGTTTTTGTTATCCTACAAGTTATATAGCTCCTCACtgggggaaaccaaggcagaagattgaaacagtaaagaaaccaaagaaattaGCTGCTTGCTGGTtggttccctgtggcttgctctgctaGATGATTTTATACAGCCCAGCCCTACTGACCCAGGGATATACTATCCACAATGGGCTCCTGCAACAAttaaccatcaaggtttctctgtgtaacagccctggatgtcctggaacttgctctttataccagcctggccttgaactcagagcaatcCCCTTGCCGCTGCCTCTTGAGCGTTGGGGTTAAATGTGTGCCCTACCACagccccacccctttcttctttttttaaattacaaaatttgacagatgttcctttctgcctgcatgtatgcttttgaACAAGCTCTtgtctggtacccacagagtccagaagacaagtttagattgactagcactggagttacagccaattgtgagctgcctggcccttgccttctgtcttgccttcctctctgccttctccccttgCCTCTCTCAAAGGTGGGCAAGGCCATAACCCTGCACCCAGCATACGAATTTGGCATGGAAGCCTAGACCTggtgacctaaccaaaaggcataggACACACTCACCTTGGCCATCCCTTCCTCTAGGTTGGGCATTTGACAGCTGGGCTCAGATGCATGCAGATGGATTGCCTGTGTGCTCCAACTCAACTCTTGCCTCTGAAAACTGGACATGAGCTTCAACgtcttgggagacaggggcctgTGGCTGCTGTGGGAAGGCCTCAGGCATACGGCACGCAGACTCCAGaagctgtggtgagtgttttgcttaggagGAGGGTGACAGGAGTAGCGTGGGGATGCTAATGGCATCATGCACCACTACCTACTGGctgcttaagtagaaattttaaggccagcctcagctttatAGCTACTATCAGGCCAGCGTGGGATATGGGAGATGCtacttcaaaaaacagaacagaaaacaaacatggttattttcattctaaaggaaggaaacacataaacataactgagccagggagtgatggctggagcctttaatgccagcactcgagaggcagaggcaagaggatctctgtgagttccatgtcaGCCTAGTATACACTGCAAGcttcaggacaggcaccaaatgttacaaagagaaaccctatttcaaaaaaagaaaatgtggtatctcaatttcctgctcctgccaccatgataaCCACTTGCTTGCATAACTCCACACATTAGTGGAGATAGAAAAGAATTTCCCATCCTACAAAAAGCAACACCCCattagacaaacatacacatacataaatacatacataaatacacacacacacacacacacacacacacacacacacacacacgacaaaccTTGGGGTGTTTAGAAACTGCTTGGGgaataagcatttattaatttgggcattttcttttaatctatggGTATGTGTTGGGCTTGCAGTgcgcacagaggccagaagatggcatcagctGCTTGGAGtatcagttacaggatgttgtgaaacTCTAAAACAAACTTGGCTCCTCGAGAAGAGCtgtctcaaccactgagccatatctccagctttTGCTATTGGGATATTAGGTTTCTGTTATCTATTACTATACTGGCTGTACTGTCAGACTTACCCTGCTTCTCAACAGTGCTGCTCAGTTTAACTTTACTTCCTGTACTTTTGCTTTTTCCCCCtcaaggaagggtttctctgtggctttggaggctgtcctggaactagctcttggagaccaggctggtctccaactcacaacgatcttcctgcctctgcctcctgagtgctgggattaaaaaggcgtgggccaccattgcttggattttgatttatttttataaatatttatttattatgtacacagtattctgcctgcatgtatgactgcacaccagaagtgggcaccaaatctttttatagatgattgtgaggcactctgtggtggttgggaattgaacttaggacctctggaagagcagccagtactccaacctctgagccctctaATAGggcttgttcttttaaatgacaCCAGTCTCAGCTGGCATCCAGGAgttctgagtcttttatttacccactggacatgCTTTCCACAGCATGCTATCTGCCtctgtaaatgagaatacaacCAGGAGtttcctgtggtttttatttattaatgtctaaaGATACTCAAGATTGGCGCCCAGAGTGGttgggaacatgtttgatcccagcccatggaaggaagaggcaggtagatctctaaaaaCTCCACGCCAGCCAAGGCTGTTGCCAACACCACCCGACCTAAGTCACCCACTCTTAACCAATCCTTAACAGCCAAGGCACACACCAACCTTCCTGCccttgtttcctttaaaaacaggTCACAACTGAGGCATGCATTTGTATCAGTGAGTTAGATCCTTGGGGGTCACTTTTTGAGATCTCATGAACATGGAATAACAATTACATGCCagccaaggcagcagagagaccctgtctccaacaagcaaactgaactttgggagtaaggaggctggagaggtggctctgtggttagggcacttgttgctctggcagaggtCCCAGTTACCAGATCCCTCTCTTTGGCTCACAACCTGTTCCAGGGGTtccaactctagttccaggagattgaatcacccctggtgacctccattgacactgcaatatgaggttcagtcatgcatgtgtgcaaaatacttATCCTAAAACAAactaaagggctggagagctggcttagcaggataaagcatctactgccaagcttgatgacaggcttcaccatcGGGACCCTCGTGGGTGGAAAGGAAAATATCTacaggttgatctctggcctccaaagcgCACTATGGTGAACAGTTTTAAGagctaaagcacacacacaaacaaaaccccaagttGGATCCCAGCTTCACAGAAGGCTTAAGTAAGAGAACcccaggttcaaggccaacctgggcaagtTAGTTCAAGGCCCTACCTGAATATGTGAGCTAGGAGGATGGTTTGGCAGTAGAGTGTCTGTTTTCCTAGCATCCCCAGAGCTATAAGTACCAACATTGCAAATTAATGTTTAAGtttttgcatttacctgtgtttctggaTTGCATAGTTGTGACAatcaatccatgttaggcttcaatgggatccagccaacttgccaggttcatacctgagggggagaatagattgagaaatggcaggcaAAGACCCTTAACAAAAAGAGAACCAGGACAGtcaagagggcaatccagtgcGTGAATACTGGAtttcccaagtttattcttcagcattcttaagtacaccaaccaaaaggggaacatggcaaaagacatctttatcatgtataaggaacaaacacatTACCTTAATCCACCAAACATTTGATACCTGAGAATCCACTTCTCCTCATGGGCCATGAGGgataagagtaaccacacctaaGACAAAGTCTGTGGTTATTTAGGTAAGACAGTCAAGACTAAGATaaaacatcctatagtagccatgccttagactttatgactttaaccttgaaaGACTAAAGATAGTCTTTTGAACTCTCTAACCTTGCATCAAGATGAAGCATAGCCATCTCTGGGATCTGACAGACAGTACTTCTACAAGTGAGGCCACCTTGAAATCACTGCTCTCCTGGTAccaaacatggcagaaaaagcctttctccttggttGTCTCCATTGCCCTTGCCCTTGATATTTGCATTGTtgtggctagagtgatggctcagtagttaagaacactggaacagactgggcatggtagtgcaaccctgtaatcccagtacttgggtggcagaggcagacagatctctggcagtcaatgcaagcctggtctacagattgagttccaggacagcctacattACAAAGAGAAATTGTgttgaaaaaagtgtgtgtgtgtctgtgtttgtgtgtgtgtgtgtgtgtgtgtgtgtatgtatgtgtccacatgcattcagctgatattggccagaaaaggacagcagatcccttggagctgtagTTAAAAAATGGTTGTATGTGatgtggaactgaactctggccctgtgcATTAGCAGGAAGTACTGCatacagaactaatgaaaacacTATTTGAAAAAcaggctgtgtggctggagacatagctcagaggttaagagcaatgacagCTCTTCaaggagtcctgagttcaattcccagcaacaacatggtggctcacagccatctacaattcaatctggtgccctcttctggcaggtatgcagaacactgtataagtaataaataaatcttgaaaaagaagacagagagagagagagagagagagagagagagagagagagagagaaacagcctAAAAGGCAGGGTACCATTATGCTGTCTTAGTAGTCACCATAGTGATAGTGCCATGTTTGTAAAGCTGTTTGAAATGGACCTCAACAAAATGACCCACAGTAAGCTGGCAAAACTTCGACTCACAAAACCGTACTTGGATACTGGGTGCTGAACAGGGCTGTGGCATCAGAATGGAGGGCAGCAGGACTTTTATTCCCTCggacagctgtgatccagcacttgagagacattactTGGTGTGcaaattttgcttttctctgtgtaacaatcaaggcttccctggaactccacaaaaatctgaatactggatatttcagtcagtcactgtaacaagactcccacctactggccaaagtgtgaaactacagattaaaataagggcagaggaCACTTACTTAGATGAGATGGGGATATTATATTAGAGACAAggtgtttctgtagccttggctgacctgcaacttgctctgtagacaaggctgtcctccccctcttagttctgcttgctCTGCTTCTCTAGACTCACAAATATTTGCACAATTTCCAGAGGCAATTCAAGCAGTAACCTAAAATCATTGCAGATATATGAAGGGGGGTCAATATTTCCCTGCCcagccaattccttagaaatttgtctgtttacctgagggttggtggcacacgcctttaataccagcacacaggaggcagaggcaggcagatctctgtgagtttgagaccaagcaggtctataagagctagttccaggacagcttctaaAGCCACATagaaaacctgtctttaaaaaccaaaaagaaaagaaaagaaagttgtttgttttcctacttcacaactcaacattgtaatcacactgggaaactatacactagaacaaacagaaacacaaaatatactAAGTGGGCTGGGGCTGTAAACCAAGGTTCTAGAGGCAGTATACCTAGAAAGATCCAGGActgtttgtatctgctatccACACAAATGAGGCCTCAACACATGGAGAGGACAGGACATGTGgaccagctggaagactggctgcctagctagcatgcatgaaacccagaACTCTATTCTGTCCAAAGGAGCTATATAGATTACATGCCAATGGTTAACATCTGGGCTGAACAAATGTTCACATTGGCTGTGCATGATGGCTTGTGCCTTTATGAACCAAAGGAAGGtcattcaagagcagacagagctacagggacgcccaggaaaatgaagcaattggTGAAAGGCAACAGACTTG encodes:
- the LOC113838692 gene encoding GTPase KRas-like; protein product: MTQYKIVVVGADGVGKSALTIQLLQNHFVDVYDPTIEDSYRKQVVIDGETCLLDILDTAGQEEYSAMRDQYMRTGEGFLCVFAMNNTKSFEDIHHYREQIKRVKDSEDVPMVLVGNKCDLPSRTVDTSQAQDLAGSYGIPFIETSAKTRQGVDDAFYTLLREIRNHKEKMSRDDKKKKKNSKTKCIIM